In the Klebsiella aerogenes KCTC 2190 genome, one interval contains:
- the dgcQ gene encoding cellulose biosynthesis regulator diguanylate cyclase DgcQ: MDKPLWPKKFHRLFNPGRVVNICFIVVLFFSTLLIWREIRVLEEAYVANQRNNLENVAHEMDGLLQFNLNRLLFFRNSMQSALENPLDFAILRRAEQEYISKRHDPIWSVELNNRRTLTVYGVSDSFVDADDLLSRNNPQASNELMATLELGYLLRLTNNNRIFSERMSYVSRSGFYTTTDAPRSSSQVLAQFSRDTGSAWFMRQTQRDNPGRGILWQTTQQEDGYTQPQVVTASIPLDYEHYWLGVLAMDFSIRDLQNFLVSAVKGGQMGEYQLYDKQLNLLASSAPDDVLTPLSPKEQEQLRYALTNDNHGGIRQLTRYISWEKIRNFDGVLLHIHTLKEGVRGDFGTISIALTLMWLMFTLMLIVSWGVIRRMVINMSVLQASLEWQAWHDALTRLLNRGALFERAIAAARSCRRNNQPISVIQLDLDYFKGINDKHGHQAGDRVLTLVGSTIMGQIREQDIAGRVGGEEFCIVLPNTQLPQARAIAERIRLRIHSREILLHNSVSLRISASLGISSSETSDEFNFEELQSIADHRLYLAKQNGRNRVCSAG; this comes from the coding sequence ATGGATAAGCCGCTCTGGCCAAAAAAGTTTCATCGCCTCTTCAATCCGGGGCGAGTGGTCAATATCTGTTTCATCGTGGTGCTGTTCTTTTCAACGTTGCTCATCTGGCGAGAAATCCGCGTACTGGAAGAAGCCTACGTCGCCAACCAACGTAATAATCTTGAGAACGTGGCCCATGAAATGGATGGGCTGTTGCAATTTAATCTCAATCGTCTGCTCTTTTTTCGCAACAGCATGCAATCAGCACTGGAGAATCCGCTGGATTTCGCCATTCTGCGCCGGGCCGAACAGGAGTACATCAGTAAACGTCATGATCCCATCTGGTCAGTCGAGCTAAACAACCGGCGTACTCTGACGGTATACGGCGTTTCAGATTCTTTTGTCGACGCTGATGATCTGTTGTCGCGTAATAATCCTCAGGCCAGCAATGAACTGATGGCTACCCTTGAGCTGGGCTATCTTCTGCGTTTGACCAATAACAACAGAATTTTCAGCGAGCGCATGTCCTACGTTTCTCGCAGCGGGTTTTATACCACAACCGATGCCCCGCGCAGTTCCAGCCAGGTGCTGGCGCAGTTCTCGCGAGATACGGGGTCAGCATGGTTTATGCGGCAAACCCAGCGTGATAATCCAGGGCGAGGGATCCTCTGGCAAACGACTCAACAAGAAGACGGGTATACGCAACCGCAGGTGGTTACGGCCTCGATTCCTCTTGATTATGAGCACTACTGGCTGGGGGTGCTGGCGATGGATTTTTCCATCCGCGACCTGCAGAATTTTCTGGTCAGTGCGGTAAAAGGAGGGCAAATGGGCGAGTATCAACTGTATGACAAGCAGCTCAATTTGCTCGCCTCTTCGGCGCCGGATGATGTCCTGACGCCGCTCTCGCCAAAGGAACAAGAACAACTTCGTTATGCGTTGACCAATGATAACCATGGCGGCATACGTCAGTTAACTCGCTATATCAGTTGGGAAAAGATCCGCAACTTTGACGGCGTACTGTTGCATATTCATACTTTGAAGGAAGGAGTGCGTGGTGATTTCGGGACCATTTCCATCGCACTGACCCTGATGTGGTTAATGTTTACCCTCATGTTGATTGTGTCGTGGGGGGTTATTCGCCGTATGGTCATCAACATGAGCGTGTTGCAGGCGTCCCTTGAGTGGCAGGCCTGGCATGACGCATTAACGCGGCTGCTAAATCGCGGCGCTCTGTTTGAACGGGCGATCGCGGCGGCCCGAAGCTGCCGGCGGAATAATCAACCGATATCCGTCATACAGCTGGATCTGGATTATTTTAAAGGCATCAATGATAAACATGGTCACCAGGCAGGGGACCGTGTTTTGACGTTGGTTGGCAGTACTATTATGGGACAGATTCGCGAGCAGGATATTGCCGGACGCGTTGGTGGTGAAGAGTTCTGTATCGTTCTACCCAATACCCAACTGCCGCAAGCGCGTGCGATTGCTGAGCGTATTCGTCTGCGTATCCATAGCCGGGAGATATTGTTGCACAATAGCGTTAGTTTGCGGATCAGCGCCTCACTGGGGATAAGTAGTAGCGAGACATCAGATGAGTTTAACTTTGAGGAGCTGCAGTCGATTGCCGATCATCGCCTGTATCTGGCAAAGCAGAATGGACGTAATCGGGTTTGTTCGGCTGGGTAG
- the yedA gene encoding drug/metabolite exporter YedA — MSTRQLLPLIGALFALYIIWGSTYFAIAIGVASWPPLMMAGIRFLSAGGVLLIYLLATGHKLPARRPLLNAALIGILLLAVGNGFVTLAEHQHVPSGIAAVMVATVPLFTLCFSRFFGIATRKLEWFGIAIGLAGIVMLNSGGNLSGNPWGALLILIGSLSWAFGSVYGSRIELPTGMMAGAIEMLAAGIVLSAASWFSGEKLAQMPSWSGIFAVAYLAIFGSLIAINAYMYLIRNVTPAVATSYAYVNPVVAVLLGTGFGGESLSFIEWLALAVIIFAVVLVTLGKYLFPARSTVTPCQSDR; from the coding sequence ATGTCTACCCGTCAGCTGTTACCCCTTATCGGCGCGCTGTTTGCGCTGTATATCATTTGGGGTTCAACCTATTTTGCTATCGCTATTGGCGTTGCCAGCTGGCCGCCGTTGATGATGGCCGGGATCCGCTTTCTCTCTGCCGGCGGCGTGTTGCTTATCTATTTACTGGCCACCGGCCATAAACTCCCGGCCCGCCGGCCGCTACTTAATGCGGCCCTGATAGGCATCCTGTTGCTTGCCGTCGGCAATGGCTTCGTCACCCTTGCAGAACATCAGCATGTACCATCAGGCATCGCAGCGGTGATGGTCGCCACCGTACCGCTGTTTACGCTCTGTTTCAGCCGTTTTTTTGGCATTGCCACGCGCAAGCTGGAATGGTTCGGTATCGCGATTGGCCTGGCGGGAATAGTGATGCTCAATAGCGGCGGCAACCTCAGCGGCAACCCCTGGGGCGCATTGCTGATTCTAATCGGTTCCCTGAGCTGGGCGTTTGGCTCGGTTTACGGTTCCCGTATTGAATTACCAACCGGGATGATGGCGGGCGCGATTGAAATGCTGGCGGCAGGGATAGTGCTTTCCGCGGCATCCTGGTTCTCAGGCGAAAAACTCGCTCAAATGCCCTCCTGGTCTGGAATATTTGCCGTTGCGTATCTGGCCATTTTTGGCTCGCTTATCGCCATCAATGCCTATATGTATTTGATACGTAACGTAACGCCGGCGGTTGCTACCAGCTATGCCTATGTCAATCCGGTTGTCGCCGTGCTGCTGGGGACCGGATTTGGCGGCGAAAGTCTCTCATTTATCGAATGGCTGGCGCTGGCGGTGATTATTTTCGCGGTCGTGTTGGTGACGCTGGGTAAATATCTCTTCCCTGCCCGCTCCACCGTTACGCCTTGTCAATCGGATCGATAA
- a CDS encoding DUF808 family protein yields the protein MAGSSLLTLLDDIATLLDDISVMGKLAAKKTAGVLGDDLSLNAQQVTGVRANRELPVVWGVAKGSFLNKVILVPLALLISAFIPWAITPLLMLGGAFLCFEGFEKVLHNLHARKNKEDPKLRQQRLETLAAQDPQAFERDKVKGAIRTDFILSAEIVAITLGIVADAPLLNQILILSGIAILVTVGVYGLVGVIVKLDDMGYWLAEKKSALAQWVGKALLAIAPRLMKILTFVGTLAMFLVGGGIVVHGVAPLHHFIENFAHGLSGMLASTLPVAANLVLGFIIGAIVFGVVKAITALRGKAK from the coding sequence TTGGCGGGAAGTAGTCTTTTAACCTTATTGGACGATATTGCCACGCTGCTGGACGATATCTCCGTCATGGGAAAACTGGCGGCCAAGAAAACGGCTGGCGTACTGGGCGATGATCTTTCTCTCAATGCGCAGCAGGTCACAGGCGTAAGAGCCAACCGCGAGCTCCCGGTGGTATGGGGAGTGGCAAAAGGCTCGTTCCTGAATAAAGTGATTCTGGTGCCGCTGGCGTTACTCATCAGCGCCTTTATTCCCTGGGCCATTACGCCGCTATTGATGCTGGGCGGCGCATTTCTCTGCTTTGAAGGCTTTGAAAAAGTGCTGCATAACCTGCACGCGCGCAAGAATAAGGAGGATCCGAAATTGCGCCAGCAGCGGCTGGAAACGCTTGCAGCCCAGGATCCGCAGGCCTTTGAGCGCGATAAAGTAAAAGGGGCGATCCGTACCGACTTTATCCTTTCAGCCGAAATCGTCGCGATTACCCTGGGTATTGTAGCTGATGCGCCATTGCTTAATCAGATCCTGATTTTATCCGGCATCGCCATTCTCGTGACCGTTGGGGTTTATGGCCTGGTGGGCGTCATTGTTAAGCTCGATGACATGGGATATTGGCTGGCGGAGAAGAAAAGCGCACTGGCGCAGTGGGTTGGAAAAGCGCTCCTGGCCATCGCGCCGCGATTGATGAAAATTCTGACTTTCGTCGGTACCCTGGCGATGTTTCTGGTTGGCGGCGGTATCGTGGTTCACGGCGTAGCGCCGCTGCATCATTTCATCGAGAATTTTGCCCATGGGCTAAGCGGAATGCTGGCATCCACATTGCCTGTGGCCGCTAATCTGGTGCTAGGATTTATCATTGGCGCTATCGTCTTTGGTGTCGTTAAAGCTATCACCGCGTTACGCGGTAAAGCGAAATAA
- a CDS encoding very short patch repair endonuclease has protein sequence MADVHDKATRSKNMRAIATRDTAIEKRLAALLTQAGFTFRVQEASLPGRPDFLLSDYRCVIFTHGCFWHHHHCYLFKVPATRTDFWLKKIGANVQRDRRDLAMLLAQGWRVLIVWECALRGRQKLSDDALCDRLEEWICGGGNCAQIDTQGIGFIDPIDKA, from the coding sequence ATGGCGGACGTTCATGATAAGGCCACACGTAGTAAAAATATGCGCGCTATCGCGACCCGCGATACGGCAATTGAGAAGCGGCTGGCGGCGCTGCTAACGCAGGCCGGATTCACTTTTCGCGTTCAGGAGGCATCGCTACCGGGGCGGCCTGATTTTCTGCTGTCTGACTACCGCTGCGTTATTTTCACCCATGGCTGCTTTTGGCATCATCATCACTGTTATCTGTTTAAAGTACCGGCGACCCGTACCGATTTCTGGCTGAAAAAGATTGGCGCTAACGTGCAGCGCGATCGCCGCGACCTGGCGATGTTGTTAGCACAAGGTTGGCGGGTGCTTATTGTCTGGGAGTGCGCGCTCCGCGGGCGGCAGAAATTAAGCGATGATGCTTTATGCGATCGTCTGGAGGAGTGGATCTGCGGCGGTGGAAATTGCGCGCAGATCGACACTCAGGGCATTGGTTTTATCGATCCGATTGACAAGGCGTAA
- a CDS encoding DNA cytosine methyltransferase codes for MPQNLSQENLLSLPSGEHAQALLRQLMTIYDVKTLVAQLVAVGDQHWSPAILKRVATVSRAASRLTNAECAHLASLLPAPPRHHPDYAFRFIDLFAGIGGIRHGFEAIGGQCVFTSEWNKHAVRTYKANWYCDPQEHSFNADIREITLSQRADISDEEAAKSIREAIPQHDVLLAGFPCQPFSLAGVSKKNAMGRAHGFACETQGTLFFDVVRIIAARRPPIFVLENVKNLKSHDQGRTFRIIMQTLDELGYEVADADHAGVDDPKVIDGRHFLPQHRERIVLVGFRRDLQLHEGFTLRDIASLYPPQRPTFGELLDPTVDAKFILTPVLWKYLYRYARKHQARGNGFGYGLVDPTNPGSVARTLSARYYKDGAEILVDRGWDKPLGEKHFDDPQNQQRRPRRLTPRECARLMGFEAPGEYRFRIPVSDTQAYRQFGNSVIVPVFAAVAKLLAPRISEAVKRRVAGDSDGGRS; via the coding sequence ATGCCGCAAAATTTATCCCAAGAAAACCTCCTGTCTTTACCGTCAGGGGAACACGCGCAGGCGTTATTGCGCCAGCTGATGACGATATATGATGTCAAAACCCTGGTCGCACAGCTGGTCGCGGTTGGCGACCAGCACTGGAGCCCGGCGATACTCAAACGGGTGGCGACGGTGAGCCGTGCGGCAAGTAGATTGACTAACGCGGAGTGCGCTCATCTGGCGAGCCTGTTACCGGCTCCGCCGCGCCATCATCCAGACTATGCCTTTCGTTTTATCGATCTCTTCGCCGGCATCGGCGGCATTCGTCACGGCTTTGAAGCTATTGGTGGGCAGTGCGTATTTACCAGCGAGTGGAATAAACACGCCGTACGTACCTATAAAGCTAACTGGTATTGCGATCCGCAAGAGCACAGCTTTAACGCCGATATCCGCGAAATCACTCTCAGCCAGCGCGCCGATATCAGTGATGAAGAGGCGGCAAAGTCTATCCGTGAGGCGATCCCGCAACATGATGTACTGCTCGCGGGCTTCCCCTGCCAGCCTTTTTCCCTCGCCGGAGTATCCAAGAAAAATGCCATGGGGCGCGCTCATGGTTTTGCCTGTGAAACTCAGGGAACGCTGTTTTTTGATGTCGTCAGAATTATTGCCGCCCGCCGTCCGCCGATCTTTGTGCTGGAAAACGTCAAGAATCTGAAGAGCCACGATCAAGGAAGAACCTTCCGTATTATCATGCAGACGCTGGATGAGCTAGGCTATGAGGTGGCGGATGCCGATCATGCGGGCGTCGATGATCCAAAAGTGATCGATGGGCGTCATTTCTTACCCCAACACCGTGAGCGTATCGTGCTGGTGGGTTTCCGTCGCGATTTACAATTGCATGAAGGATTTACGCTGCGCGATATCGCCAGCCTGTACCCGCCGCAGCGGCCGACCTTTGGCGAGTTATTGGATCCCACCGTCGATGCTAAATTCATCCTGACGCCGGTTTTATGGAAGTACCTCTACCGTTACGCGCGTAAACACCAGGCGCGTGGCAACGGTTTTGGCTACGGTCTGGTCGACCCGACCAATCCAGGCAGCGTTGCGCGAACGCTTTCGGCGCGCTACTACAAAGATGGCGCTGAGATTCTGGTCGATCGAGGTTGGGATAAGCCATTGGGCGAAAAGCACTTTGACGATCCACAAAATCAACAGCGCCGCCCGCGGCGTTTAACGCCGCGTGAATGCGCACGGTTGATGGGGTTCGAAGCCCCGGGAGAATACCGTTTTCGTATTCCGGTTTCCGATACCCAGGCCTATCGCCAGTTCGGCAACTCGGTGATTGTTCCGGTGTTTGCCGCGGTAGCGAAGCTGCTGGCGCCGCGAATTTCCGAGGCGGTAAAGCGGCGCGTTGCAGGAGATAGCGATGGCGGACGTTCATGA
- a CDS encoding YodC family protein, with protein sequence MVLLVSDEVRRKNGGPRMVVTGIADDMVECRWYDGQVVQREAFREDELVRGEGQHSQHN encoded by the coding sequence ATGGTCTTGTTGGTCAGTGATGAAGTCAGACGAAAAAACGGCGGGCCGCGGATGGTGGTCACCGGCATTGCCGACGATATGGTCGAGTGCCGGTGGTATGACGGACAGGTCGTACAGCGTGAAGCCTTCCGTGAAGATGAGTTGGTCCGCGGCGAAGGGCAACATTCGCAGCATAATTAG